Proteins from a genomic interval of Gordonia sp. SL306:
- a CDS encoding sugar transferase: MAVERRRRLGRDRHEFLPIASRGRAWVPGFVTAIALTDVAVISAAVVVAQLLRFGSGLDTDSFGGVHGDPVVVMTLLIAAWVISLRAHQSLDRRILGVGTEEYSRVTTACLSVFGVLAILVLVLNLEVSRGYFALALPLGTVGLLVSRWVWRRQLSRQRSRGIGLERLLLVGEHMSVASVTDRLNFAPEQPFTVVGACTTNTDPHESWVGSSRVPVYGGLDDVAAAVAATDATTVAVTSPDAFGHRAMQDLSWDLHLMDVDLLVAPGVADVAGPRMMVRPVAGLPLLHIGRPSYAGANRFRKALLDRVGGALIVFALAPLLMGIALAIKVDTRGPVWHRSDRLGVNNRPFRMWKFRSMVPDAEALMADLVDRNEGNGPLFKIHDDPRVTPVGRVIRRYSLDELPQLFNVLSGSMSLVGPRPPLPSEAATYDGRVARRMLVKPGMTGLWQVSGRSNLSWEESVRLDVSYVENWSIMQDAVILWRTFRAVVSKNGAY; the protein is encoded by the coding sequence ATGGCTGTCGAGCGACGCCGCCGACTCGGTCGCGATCGACACGAGTTCCTGCCGATCGCGTCGCGCGGACGAGCATGGGTCCCAGGGTTCGTGACCGCGATCGCTTTGACAGATGTGGCGGTGATATCGGCGGCAGTTGTTGTGGCACAGCTTCTCCGGTTCGGTTCCGGCTTGGATACCGACAGCTTCGGGGGTGTCCACGGTGATCCGGTGGTGGTCATGACATTGTTGATCGCGGCTTGGGTGATCTCGCTGAGAGCGCATCAATCGCTTGACCGACGCATCCTGGGCGTCGGGACCGAGGAGTACAGCAGGGTCACAACGGCATGCCTCAGCGTCTTCGGAGTCCTGGCAATTCTCGTTCTCGTCCTGAACCTGGAGGTTTCTCGTGGATACTTCGCGTTGGCGCTACCCCTCGGGACCGTGGGTCTGTTGGTGTCGAGATGGGTGTGGCGCAGGCAACTGAGCCGTCAGAGATCTCGCGGCATCGGTCTTGAGCGTCTACTGCTGGTCGGCGAGCACATGTCCGTGGCCAGCGTGACCGACCGCCTGAATTTTGCTCCAGAACAACCATTTACGGTTGTGGGAGCGTGCACAACGAACACAGATCCGCACGAGTCCTGGGTGGGCAGTTCCCGCGTCCCGGTGTACGGCGGCCTCGACGACGTGGCCGCTGCCGTCGCTGCCACTGACGCGACAACCGTCGCGGTCACCTCTCCGGATGCGTTCGGACATCGCGCCATGCAGGACCTGTCGTGGGACCTACATCTCATGGATGTCGACCTGCTGGTCGCTCCGGGGGTGGCAGATGTCGCGGGGCCCCGGATGATGGTGCGCCCCGTCGCCGGACTGCCACTTCTCCATATAGGCAGACCGAGTTATGCCGGCGCGAACCGGTTCCGCAAAGCGCTCCTCGACCGTGTCGGTGGCGCGCTGATCGTATTTGCCCTCGCGCCGCTTCTCATGGGCATCGCTCTGGCCATCAAAGTCGATACGCGAGGACCTGTGTGGCACCGGTCCGACCGCCTGGGCGTCAACAATCGACCGTTTCGCATGTGGAAGTTCCGGTCGATGGTTCCCGATGCCGAAGCGTTGATGGCCGATCTCGTCGACCGCAACGAGGGCAATGGGCCCCTGTTCAAGATTCACGACGACCCGAGAGTAACGCCCGTGGGCCGTGTCATCCGCCGATACAGCCTCGATGAGCTGCCGCAATTGTTCAATGTGCTGAGCGGATCGATGAGCCTCGTGGGTCCACGTCCACCGCTTCCCTCCGAAGCTGCGACGTATGACGGTCGGGTGGCCCGCCGGATGCTCGTGAAGCCCGGGATGACCGGCCTTTGGCAG